The Gammaproteobacteria bacterium genome includes a region encoding these proteins:
- a CDS encoding DUF1415 domain-containing protein encodes MEHDKIIITVRHWLEALVVGLNLCPFAKRELARNRVRFTVSDAITEEHLLQDLQNELQLLEADTDIETTLLIHPQVLLDFYDYNQFLDYSDGLLKQMDLVDVYQVASFHPHYQFFGTQPDDVENYTNKSPYPLLHLLRQDSLAQVIANYPDSDQIPERNIAQLKGLGLDKVQALFQVSVDTVEE; translated from the coding sequence TTGTGGGATTAAATCTTTGCCCCTTTGCCAAGCGTGAATTAGCGAGAAATCGAGTACGTTTTACTGTGTCAGACGCGATAACTGAAGAACATTTATTGCAGGACTTGCAGAATGAGTTGCAGTTGTTGGAGGCCGATACCGACATTGAAACAACCTTGTTAATTCATCCTCAAGTGTTACTGGATTTTTATGACTACAATCAATTTCTGGATTATAGCGATGGTTTGCTGAAACAAATGGACTTGGTAGATGTTTACCAAGTTGCCAGTTTTCATCCGCACTATCAGTTTTTCGGAACCCAGCCCGATGATGTAGAGAACTATACTAATAAGAGTCCTTACCCTCTCTTGCACTTGCTTCGGCAAGATAGTCTGGCACAGGTCATTGCCAACTACCCGGATTCTGATCAAATTCCAGAGCGGAATATAGCGCAGTTAAAAGGCTTGGGTCTGGATAAGGTGCAGGCTTTATTTCAGGTCTCAGTTGATACTGTAGAAGAATAA
- a CDS encoding DUF3597 domain-containing protein, with protein MSIFSSILAKIGFGDDKKEKSIASVMKVAATAVPATTAEVAPAVEAVVPVAMNSVDVVAKLEGLASESSQQLNWKTSIVDLLKLLGLDSSFGVRKELAVELGCPDDKMADSAQMNMWLHKTVLQKLADNGGNIPADLLS; from the coding sequence ATGAGTATTTTTAGTTCTATTTTAGCTAAAATTGGTTTTGGTGATGATAAAAAAGAAAAGAGTATTGCCAGTGTAATGAAGGTGGCTGCGACTGCGGTACCAGCGACTACAGCAGAGGTCGCGCCAGCAGTAGAGGCTGTAGTGCCTGTAGCGATGAACTCGGTAGATGTTGTTGCCAAACTGGAAGGCTTGGCCAGTGAGAGCTCACAACAGCTCAATTGGAAAACTTCTATTGTCGATTTGCTAAAATTATTGGGTCTGGACAGCAGCTTTGGTGTGCGTAAAGAATTGGCGGTTGAGTTAGGTTGCCCCGATGACAAAATGGCGGATTCAGCACAAATGAATATGTGGTTGCATAAGACAGTGTTACAAAAGTTGGCAGATAATGGTGGTAATATCCCGGCAGATTTACTGAGCTAA